Proteins encoded by one window of Candidatus Hydrogenedentota bacterium:
- a CDS encoding DUF1559 domain-containing protein — MRKRGFTLIELLVVIAIIGILAAILLPALARAREAARRSSCQNNLKQWGVVLKMYANETPGQKWPTLELEAPTPSNVRPAMMPRNDSIFPEYLTDPNIYICPSDAKADVNRLKEGGRPDGIWVFAGPNADMGRKDDVAQSYAYLGWVFDRCTDDPLKNRQVSGSQAVSLLSSFGTVPADINSLNIPAQMLGTLLNLFMKEYLPIAGGPNGSQWAAFKASDNDQSMPVDMLPETAGEGNGGGSTVYRLREGIERFLITDINNPGASAKAQSVIYVMYDSFSSNAEDFNHVPGGSNVLYMDGHVEFQRFPSDQPVNRGLAIIVGVLSK; from the coding sequence ATGCGTAAGCGCGGTTTTACCCTGATTGAGCTGCTGGTTGTCATCGCCATCATCGGCATCCTTGCCGCCATTCTCCTTCCCGCGCTGGCGCGCGCCCGCGAGGCGGCGCGGCGCTCCAGTTGCCAAAACAATCTCAAGCAGTGGGGTGTTGTGCTGAAGATGTACGCCAACGAGACCCCCGGCCAGAAGTGGCCCACCCTGGAGCTGGAGGCGCCCACCCCAAGCAATGTCCGCCCGGCGATGATGCCCCGCAACGACTCCATCTTTCCCGAGTACTTGACGGACCCGAACATTTACATCTGTCCGTCGGACGCCAAGGCGGATGTGAACCGTTTGAAGGAGGGGGGGCGGCCCGACGGCATTTGGGTCTTCGCCGGCCCGAATGCCGACATGGGACGCAAGGACGATGTGGCCCAGTCCTACGCCTATCTGGGCTGGGTTTTTGACCGCTGCACGGACGACCCGCTGAAAAACAGGCAGGTCTCCGGGAGCCAGGCGGTTTCCCTCCTTTCCTCTTTTGGGACGGTCCCGGCGGACATAAACTCCCTGAACATACCGGCGCAGATGCTGGGGACCCTCCTCAACCTGTTCATGAAAGAGTACCTGCCCATCGCCGGAGGCCCGAACGGCTCCCAGTGGGCCGCCTTCAAAGCCTCCGACAACGACCAGTCCATGCCGGTGGACATGCTTCCTGAAACTGCGGGAGAGGGCAACGGCGGCGGAAGCACCGTCTACCGCCTGCGCGAGGGCATTGAGCGCTTCCTCATCACGGACATCAACAATCCGGGCGCTTCGGCAAAGGCGCAAAGCGTCATCTATGTCATGTACGACAGTTTTTCGTCCAACGCCGAGGATTTTAACCATGTTCCGGGCGGTTCAAACGTGCTTTACATGGACGGCCACGTGGAGTTCCAGAGATTTCCCTCGGACCAGCCCGTGAACCGGGGACTGGCCATAATCGTCGGCGTCCTGTCCAAATAG